A single region of the Lotus japonicus ecotype B-129 chromosome 4, LjGifu_v1.2 genome encodes:
- the LOC130714854 gene encoding uncharacterized protein LOC130714854 has translation MVVTRAAMESRVDDLERSVTTMKEMATEQFEELRRLIMNRERRRTRGRSNTPRNRRPSRDRERDRDASSSHSGSRTGSRTGSRTSDHSRERFDHPHRVHLRAVTGRRVDIPMFDGSDAYGWINRVERFFQLSRVGEEERLEMVMIAMEGKALGWFQWWEEQAVERTWEPFKQALIRRFQPTLVQNPFGPLLSIKQKGSVMAYRESFEEAAAPMRGADREILKGVFLNGLQEEIKAEMKLYPAADLAGLMDRALLIEEKNSALRGEKGKDEDKRGWKDKGGFGSKSSSYGGKHISYNSSHQGKNNTGQETKPKETQDDGGNETKNPEKKWQGGQRLSQNELQERSRRGLCFKCGEKWGREHVCAKKHFQFILIEGDEEEEEEDIFEEAEDGEFVLEGKILQLSLNSKEGLTSNRSFKVRGRLGTREIWILVDCGATSNFISQNIVNELDLAVVATTEYVVEVGNGARERNSGVCKNLSLVVQGIPITQHFFILGLGGTDLVLGMDWLASLGDIEANFKELIIKWNLQGKQFVLHGEPQGNKIQEACKNIKSTRKNKDLDFCLSHEFVEGINIAVAEVPAELRTVIEKFPVVFQEPHGLPPKRPTDHAIMLQQGAAAPNIRPYRYPFYQKNEIETQVQDMLKNGIIRPSISPFSSPAILVKKKDGGWRFCVDYRALNKVTIPDKFPIPIIDELLDEIGSAVIFSKLDLKSGYHQIRMKEEDIHKTAFRTHEGHYEYLVMPFGLSNAPSTFQALMNQVLKPHLRKFVLVFFDDILIYSKSLELHMEHDRNLISSKSKDYSKVYKRRGKVGINISPTTLGE, from the coding sequence ATGGTGGTTACGCGAGCTGCAATGGAGTCCAGAGTTGATGACCTTGAGCGATCTGTTACCACGATGAAGGAGATGGCCACGGAGCAATTTGAGGAGCTCCGGCGACTCATCATGAATCGGGAACGGAGGCGCACGCGAGGAAGATCGAACACACCCAGAAACCGGCGACCATCGCGAGACAGAGAGCGAGATCGCGACGCTTCGTCTTCGCACTCCGGGTCGCGAACCGGGTCACGAACCGGGTCGCGTACCTCAGACCACAGCAGGGAGCGATTCGATCACCCCCATCGCGTCCATTTGCGTGCTGTGACTGGAAGAAGGGTCGACATCCCCATGTTTGATGGAAGCGATGCTTATGGGTGGATTAATCGTGTTGAACGGTTCTTCCAACTCAGTCGTGTAGGGGAGGAGGAGAGGTTGGAGATGGTGATGATTGCCATGGAAGGGAAAGCACTGGGATGGTTTCAATGGTGGGAAGAGCAAGCTGTGGAGAGAACCTGGGAACCTTTCAAGCAAGCCTTGATAAGGAGATTTCAACCCACCTTGGTTCAGAACCCTTTTGGCCCTTTGCTTAGCATTAAGCAAAAAGGGAGTGTCATGGCCTACAGGGAAAGCTTTGAAGAGGCAGCAGCACCCATGAGAGGTGCTGATAGGGAGATCCTGAAAGGAGTGTTCCTTAATGGATTGCAGGAGGAAATCAAAGCTGAAATGAAATTGTACCCTGCTGCTGATCTTGCAGGATTGATGGATAGGGCCTTGTTGATTGAGGAAAAAAATTCTGCTCtcagaggagaaaaaggaaaggaTGAGGACAAACGTGGGTGGAAGGATAAGGGTGGGTTTGGAAGCAAATCTTCAAGTTATGGGGGAAAGCACATAAGTTATAATTCCAGTCATCAGGGGAAGAACAATACTGGACAGGAAACCAAACCAAAAGAGACCCAGGACGATGGAGGGAATGAAACTAAGAACCCTGAGAAGAAGTGGCAAGGGGGACAAAGACTCTCTCAAAATGAGTTGCAAGAGAGAAGTAGAAGAGGATTGTGTTTTAAATGTGGTGAGAAGTGGGGAAGAGAACATGTGTGTGCTAAGAAACATTTCCAATTCATTCTCATTGAGggagatgaagaggaagaagaggaagacatatttgaagaagctgaagatggtGAGTTTGTTTTGGAGGGCAAAATACTGCAATTGTCTCTTAATAGTAAAGAGGGCTTAACATCTAACAGGTCTTTCAAAGTTAGAGGAAGACTTGGAACAAgggaaatctggattctggtaGATTGTGGAGCAACCAGCAATTTTATCTCCCAAAATATTGTGAATGAACTAGACTTGGCTGTTGTAGCAACCACTGAATATGTGGTGGAAGTTGGAAATGGGGCCAGAGAGAGAAATTCAGGAGTGTGCAAGAATTTGTCACTGGTAGTGCAAGGAATCCCTATCACTCAACATTTCTTTATCCTTGGGCTTGGGGGCACTGATTTAGTcttgggaatggattggttagccAGCCTTGGGGACATTGAGGCCAACTTCAAAGAACTTATTATTAAGTGGAACCTTCAGGGCAAGCAGTTTGTGTTACATGGAGAACCGCAGGGTAATAAAATTCAGGAAGCTTGCAAAAACATAAAGAGCACAAGGAAGAACAAAGACCTGGATTTCTGCCTTTCTCATGAGTTTGTAGAAGGTATCAACATAGCAGTAGCTGAGGTCCCTGCTGAATTGAGAACCGTTATTGAAAAATTCCCTGTGGTGTTTCAAGAACCTCATGGGCTGCCTCCTAAGAGGCCTACTGATCATGCTATTATGCTGCAGCAAGGAGCAGCAGCACCAAACATAAGGCCCTATAGGTATCCATTCTACCagaaaaatgagatagaaaCTCAAGTGCAGGACATGCTCAAGAATGGGATTATAAGGCCCAGCATTAGTCCATTCAGTAGCCCTGCAATTCTAGTGAAGAAAAAAGATGGAGGGTGGCGTTTCTGTGTTGACTATAGAGCCTTGAACAAGGTTACTATACCAGATAAGTTCCCTATACCTATAATCGATGAATTATTAGATGAGATAGGTTCTGCTGTTATCTTTTCTAAATTGGACTTAAaatctggttatcatcaaataaggATGAAAGAGGAGGATATTCATAAAACAGCTTTTAGAACTCATGAAGGACATTATGAATATCTAGTAATGCCTTTTGGGTTATCTAATGCTCCTTCAACCTTTCAGGCCCTCATGAATCAGGTTTTGAAACCTCATTTAAggaagtttgttttggttttttttgaTGATATACTAATCTATAGCAAGAGTTTAGAATTGCACATGGAACATGATAGGAACCTTATCTCTAGTAAGAGCAAGGATTACTCTAAGGTTTACAAGCGTAGGGGTAAAGTGGGGATAAACATTAGTCCCACTACCTTAGGAGAGTAG